From a single Sporosarcina oncorhynchi genomic region:
- a CDS encoding HPr family phosphocarrier protein, with protein sequence MAEKTVEVKMKTGLQARQAALFVQEANKFSADVFIKKEDRQVNAKSIMGVMSLAIARGTDVTLIAEGIDEDQAIDTLTLLVEKEN encoded by the coding sequence ATGGCGGAAAAAACAGTTGAAGTAAAAATGAAAACAGGTTTACAAGCTAGACAAGCTGCACTATTTGTTCAAGAAGCGAATAAATTCAGTGCGGATGTTTTTATTAAGAAAGAGGATCGCCAAGTGAATGCGAAAAGCATCATGGGTGTTATGAGTTTGGCAATTGCAAGAGGCACAGATGTGACGTTGATCGCTGAAGGCATCGACGAAGACCAGGCAATCGATACGCTCACATTGCTTGTGGAAAAGGAAAACTGA
- a CDS encoding gluconeogenesis factor YvcK family protein: MLQSGSNRKIVVFGGGTGLSTLLRGLKSYDVDLTAIVTVADDGGSSGRLLDQYNIPPPGDIRQVMAALSDVEPLIEKMFQYRFATSDDLKGHSLGNLMLAALTDITGDFAGAIQKMGQILNIKGNVLPAANQRITLHAELDDGTIVTGESKIPVYGRKIRKVYVSPQEVEPLPETVKAIKEADLIIFGPGSLYTSILPTILVRAIKDAVLACNARKVYISNLTMQAGETSQYTASEHVNALYDHAGSEFLDTILLNVTDFKSLYQDSEAIEPQIPVENDIEALNLLVPNVVLKDISTISEGRIVHDAEKVAAWIMDYMESAISSE; the protein is encoded by the coding sequence ATGTTGCAATCCGGTAGCAATAGAAAAATAGTCGTCTTTGGAGGCGGAACCGGATTGTCCACATTGCTTCGTGGATTGAAATCGTATGATGTCGATCTGACTGCAATTGTCACAGTTGCGGATGACGGAGGAAGTTCCGGTAGGTTATTAGATCAATACAATATTCCGCCACCTGGAGATATAAGACAAGTCATGGCAGCGCTTTCAGATGTGGAACCGCTTATTGAGAAAATGTTCCAATACCGATTTGCGACTTCGGATGACTTAAAAGGTCACTCACTCGGAAATCTTATGTTGGCAGCGTTGACGGACATTACAGGGGATTTTGCGGGTGCGATTCAGAAGATGGGCCAAATATTAAACATCAAAGGAAACGTATTGCCTGCAGCAAACCAAAGAATCACCTTGCATGCCGAGCTGGATGATGGCACAATTGTAACCGGCGAGTCAAAAATACCTGTATATGGACGTAAAATTCGGAAAGTATATGTTTCTCCCCAAGAAGTCGAACCGTTGCCTGAAACGGTAAAAGCGATTAAGGAAGCGGATTTGATTATCTTTGGACCTGGCAGCTTGTATACGAGCATATTACCTACGATACTTGTTAGAGCGATTAAAGACGCTGTTCTCGCGTGTAATGCGCGTAAAGTGTATATTAGTAATCTGACGATGCAAGCTGGAGAGACATCTCAGTATACAGCTTCCGAACATGTCAATGCTTTATATGACCATGCAGGGAGCGAATTCCTGGATACAATTCTGTTGAATGTAACTGATTTTAAATCTTTATATCAAGATAGTGAAGCGATTGAACCGCAAATTCCTGTAGAAAATGATATCGAAGCACTGAATCTGCTTGTGCCGAATGTTGTGTTAAAAGACATCTCGACCATCTCGGAAGGTCGTATCGTACATGATGCAGAAAAGGTAGCGGCTTGGATTATGGACTATATGGAAAGTGCAATCAGTAGCGAGTAG
- a CDS encoding glutaredoxin family protein, producing MMKLVQEDFPLTWTTIDIESDDDIHEKYMLMIPVIEKDEQVLAFGKIGYIDLVELF from the coding sequence ATGATGAAACTGGTTCAGGAAGATTTCCCGTTGACGTGGACGACAATTGATATCGAGTCGGATGATGACATTCATGAAAAGTATATGCTGATGATTCCTGTCATTGAGAAGGATGAACAAGTACTGGCATTTGGTAAAATTGGCTACATTGACCTTGTTGAACTTTTTTAA
- the rapZ gene encoding RNase adapter RapZ — protein MDNKLPNSDVELVIITGMSGAGKTVAMQSFEDLGFYCIDNLPPELLVTFLDLMMKSENKMRRIAAVMDTRGGDLFDSLIGALDDMMKMDGVSTKLLFLEADDETLVRRYKESRRSHPLAEGGLPLTGIRKERTLLSELRGRARSIYNTSELKPRALREKIMSTFSSKEDTAFTLNFISFGFKHGMPIDADVVFDVRFLPNPFYIDELKPKTGLDKDVYEYVLKWNDTQMLIEKLTDLFKFLIPQYKNEGKSQVVIAFGCTGGQHRSVTLAEFFGARFKEEYKTIITHRDLDKRKG, from the coding sequence ATGGATAACAAATTGCCGAACAGTGATGTAGAACTAGTCATCATAACAGGAATGTCAGGAGCAGGAAAAACGGTTGCTATGCAAAGCTTCGAGGATCTCGGGTTTTATTGCATCGACAATTTACCACCTGAACTGTTAGTTACATTTTTGGATTTGATGATGAAATCGGAGAACAAAATGAGAAGAATAGCCGCGGTGATGGATACGCGAGGCGGCGATCTATTTGACTCCTTGATAGGCGCTTTGGACGATATGATGAAGATGGACGGGGTTTCGACGAAACTGCTATTCCTTGAAGCGGATGATGAAACACTTGTCAGACGTTATAAAGAATCCAGGCGTTCACATCCGCTTGCAGAAGGTGGTCTGCCTCTTACGGGCATACGTAAGGAAAGAACGCTACTGTCAGAGCTAAGAGGACGTGCCAGATCCATTTACAATACATCAGAATTGAAACCACGGGCATTGCGTGAAAAAATCATGTCCACATTTTCTTCCAAAGAAGATACTGCCTTTACACTGAATTTCATATCGTTCGGCTTTAAGCATGGCATGCCAATAGATGCTGACGTCGTTTTCGATGTGCGCTTTCTACCCAACCCTTTTTATATTGACGAGCTAAAACCGAAGACAGGGCTGGACAAAGATGTATATGAATACGTGTTGAAATGGAACGATACCCAAATGCTCATCGAAAAGCTTACGGATCTGTTCAAGTTCCTAATTCCGCAATATAAGAATGAAGGCAAATCCCAAGTTGTAATCGCGTTCGGCTGTACAGGCGGTCAACACCGTTCCGTTACGTTAGCGGAGTTTTTCGGAGCTCGTTTCAAAGAAGAATACAAGACCATCATCACACATCGTGATCTGGACAAGAGGAAGGGCTGA
- a CDS encoding tetratricopeptide repeat protein, giving the protein MDKKHKNIDKKIISFIPDGEFYYQKGLKAMQRERLDEAHKYLQRAVELSPNDPLILMQYGILIMEEGMFEEAYEILSAAHGLDPAQEDIIFYLAEVHAHLGLLRDAKIYAEKYISLAPDGPLADDSMEIIDFAEQEEAFFQDDEMPDSEVYFLQEKARRLMESGDFEEAIEILEAIIVDYPDFWAAYNNLALAYFYVGKINPAKELLYDVLDKNKGNIHALCNLAVFYYYEKEKDELEEMLELLLKIKPYQFVHRYKLGATFALVGKHKEAYGWLRSLQRRGFEGDAGYYFWLAHSAYFSGNETVAKESYKRLVELDPSKEGLEPWKNVDASSKLESYEQDRDFLLSKITNKYRSERLLGFYLLGKSAHKQEIISHPTLIDIDKLSVIEQLFLAQSLNYDFKVENEFDHSFMRAVETTDLIYDNYKPLNKQGTHLFQMWFTLCEMALLRSYPFRNPAALAAATDYMFQSSRYKGVTKKAVAETYGISVPTLTKYVSELIEFLPHFNA; this is encoded by the coding sequence TTGGACAAAAAGCATAAAAACATAGATAAGAAAATAATTTCATTTATTCCTGACGGTGAATTCTATTATCAAAAAGGTCTTAAAGCGATGCAAAGGGAACGCTTAGATGAGGCGCATAAATACTTGCAGAGGGCGGTTGAACTAAGTCCAAACGACCCACTCATCCTTATGCAATACGGCATTCTTATAATGGAAGAGGGTATGTTCGAGGAAGCATATGAAATCCTTTCCGCTGCACATGGCCTAGATCCTGCCCAAGAGGACATCATCTTCTATCTAGCTGAAGTACATGCACATCTGGGTCTTCTTAGAGATGCGAAAATCTATGCTGAAAAGTATATATCATTGGCACCAGATGGCCCGTTAGCGGATGATTCGATGGAAATTATCGATTTTGCTGAACAGGAAGAAGCATTTTTCCAAGATGATGAAATGCCGGACAGTGAAGTGTATTTTCTTCAGGAGAAAGCGCGTAGACTTATGGAGTCAGGGGATTTCGAGGAAGCGATAGAAATTCTTGAAGCGATTATCGTCGATTATCCAGACTTCTGGGCTGCTTATAATAATCTCGCGCTGGCCTATTTCTATGTTGGCAAAATTAATCCGGCAAAGGAACTGCTCTACGACGTACTGGATAAGAACAAAGGGAATATCCATGCGTTGTGCAATCTTGCCGTCTTTTATTACTATGAAAAGGAGAAGGACGAGCTGGAAGAAATGCTCGAACTTCTTTTGAAAATCAAGCCTTATCAATTCGTGCACCGCTACAAACTCGGTGCAACATTCGCTTTGGTCGGCAAGCATAAAGAAGCATACGGCTGGTTGCGAAGCTTACAGCGAAGAGGTTTTGAAGGCGATGCGGGCTATTATTTCTGGCTCGCTCATTCTGCTTATTTCTCTGGCAACGAAACGGTCGCGAAAGAATCATATAAAAGGCTAGTCGAACTCGATCCGAGCAAAGAAGGCCTTGAACCATGGAAGAACGTGGATGCATCAAGTAAGTTGGAGTCTTACGAACAAGACAGAGATTTTTTGTTGAGCAAAATCACAAATAAGTACCGCAGTGAACGGTTACTCGGTTTTTATTTGTTAGGGAAGTCTGCGCATAAGCAGGAAATCATTTCACATCCTACACTTATCGACATCGATAAGCTGAGCGTCATTGAGCAACTTTTCCTGGCGCAGAGCCTCAACTATGATTTTAAAGTTGAGAATGAATTCGATCACTCATTTATGCGGGCTGTGGAAACAACAGATTTAATCTATGACAATTATAAACCATTAAATAAACAAGGTACGCATTTGTTTCAAATGTGGTTTACGCTTTGCGAAATGGCATTGCTCCGATCCTATCCGTTTCGCAATCCAGCTGCATTGGCTGCAGCGACGGATTATATGTTCCAATCTTCCCGTTACAAAGGTGTCACAAAGAAGGCAGTTGCTGAAACTTATGGCATATCCGTCCCTACATTGACGAAATATGTCAGTGAATTGATTGAATTTCTGCCACATTTCAATGCTTAA
- a CDS encoding LemA family protein: MKKVLGPIAIIVVILVVLGVMLVPKYNKFVNLEENVDQSYAQVETQLQRRIDLIPNLVNTVKGYASHEKEVIKDISDARAKLSGARGPEEQAAADGELSNALGRLLVVVENYPDLKANQNFAQLMDELAGTENRISVARKDYNDVVADYNRQIKRFPGKIVASMFGFDKKEYFKADVAANEAPEVDFGDNSD; encoded by the coding sequence ATGAAAAAAGTATTGGGACCTATAGCAATCATCGTCGTTATTTTAGTCGTGCTCGGCGTCATGCTCGTGCCGAAGTATAACAAGTTTGTCAATCTGGAAGAGAATGTAGACCAGTCGTATGCGCAAGTTGAAACGCAACTTCAACGCAGAATCGATCTGATTCCGAACTTGGTCAATACTGTAAAAGGGTATGCAAGTCATGAAAAAGAAGTCATTAAAGACATTTCAGATGCGCGCGCGAAACTTTCAGGAGCACGTGGACCGGAAGAACAAGCTGCGGCAGACGGTGAGCTTTCGAATGCATTGGGCAGATTATTAGTTGTCGTAGAAAACTATCCTGATTTGAAAGCAAATCAGAACTTTGCACAATTGATGGATGAACTGGCCGGTACAGAAAATCGTATTAGTGTGGCCCGTAAAGATTATAACGATGTAGTAGCCGATTATAACCGACAGATCAAGCGTTTTCCCGGCAAGATTGTCGCGTCGATGTTCGGATTTGATAAGAAAGAATATTTTAAAGCTGATGTAGCTGCGAACGAAGCACCTGAAGTCGATTTCGGAGATAACAGCGATTGA
- a CDS encoding sugar-binding transcriptional regulator yields MNSELLEAQRKLVPEMMDLLQQRFKVLKFIEMSGPIGRRPLSIMADMSERECRNVMESLRSLNLIRIAKEGTTITGDGADVLASLQPSIDEWTGHNRMESKLRTLLGIREVKIVTGNSDTNDSVKELLANEAAKQFTASIGDGKLVAVTGGTSVASIPNYIQPFTNGEELHFIAARGGIGNDIGLQANSIAATFAKACGGTYSTFYYPESLSEEAHEVFKREPAAIEMIKQYEETDCVIHGIGDALRMADMRGTPEDVKRLLQESDAKGEAFGFYFNEVGDIVHRITTVGIQTSQLEKVPLILAVAGGKAKAKAILSYMASAPGQTILVTDEGAALAMLEKLERS; encoded by the coding sequence TTGAACTCGGAATTACTCGAGGCACAACGAAAGCTTGTGCCGGAAATGATGGATCTATTGCAACAACGTTTTAAGGTTTTAAAATTCATTGAAATGTCAGGTCCAATCGGCAGACGGCCATTGAGCATAATGGCAGACATGTCGGAACGGGAATGTAGAAACGTGATGGAGAGTCTTCGGTCGTTGAACTTAATTCGTATTGCGAAGGAAGGAACAACAATCACCGGGGATGGGGCAGACGTACTCGCTTCACTTCAACCGAGCATCGACGAGTGGACCGGTCATAATCGTATGGAAAGTAAGTTAAGGACACTGCTCGGCATACGAGAAGTGAAAATTGTAACTGGCAATAGCGATACAAATGATTCCGTCAAAGAATTATTGGCAAATGAAGCTGCAAAGCAATTCACCGCGTCAATCGGGGACGGAAAACTCGTTGCTGTCACTGGCGGTACTTCGGTTGCATCGATTCCGAACTATATACAGCCTTTTACTAATGGCGAAGAACTACACTTCATCGCCGCTAGAGGTGGAATCGGAAATGATATCGGATTGCAGGCGAATAGTATCGCAGCCACTTTTGCGAAAGCATGTGGTGGAACGTATAGCACATTCTACTATCCCGAATCGTTGAGTGAAGAAGCACATGAAGTATTCAAACGCGAGCCAGCTGCGATTGAAATGATCAAACAGTATGAAGAAACCGATTGTGTCATCCATGGTATCGGGGACGCACTCCGCATGGCAGATATGCGGGGAACACCAGAAGATGTGAAACGACTTTTGCAAGAAAGTGATGCAAAAGGTGAAGCATTCGGATTTTATTTCAATGAAGTTGGCGATATTGTTCACAGGATTACGACTGTCGGCATTCAGACGAGTCAATTAGAAAAAGTACCACTTATTCTTGCTGTAGCAGGTGGCAAGGCTAAGGCGAAAGCGATTCTCTCTTATATGGCGAGCGCGCCTGGGCAAACGATTCTAGTGACAGATGAAGGAGCCGCATTGGCGATGCTTGAAAAATTGGAACGATCATAA
- the gap gene encoding type I glyceraldehyde-3-phosphate dehydrogenase has protein sequence MTIKMAINGFGRIGRVVFREASKHDNIEIVAVNDLTDSAMLAHLLKYDSVHGTFDAEVGSEEGYLVVNGKKIKVYAEKDPAQLPWGELDVDVVIESTGVFRDEKGLMKHIEAGAKKVILSSPAKGDVKTLVMGVNENEYDPQNDKVISNASCTTNCLAPVVKVLNDKFGVKRGMMTTIHSYTNDQRILDLPHDDYRRARAAAESMIPTTTGAASAVTKVIPALKGKLDGMAVRVPTPNVSLVDFVAELSTDVTVEDVNSALKEASENELKDILFYNEIPLVSRDYNGNTASSTVDGLSTMVMEDNLVKVISWYDNETGYSARCIDLALYMNEKGI, from the coding sequence ATGACTATAAAAATGGCGATTAATGGTTTTGGACGTATTGGAAGAGTAGTATTCCGCGAAGCAAGCAAGCATGACAATATTGAAATTGTAGCGGTCAATGATTTGACAGATTCTGCGATGTTAGCACATTTATTGAAATATGATTCCGTACACGGAACGTTTGATGCTGAAGTTGGATCAGAAGAAGGGTACCTCGTTGTAAATGGGAAAAAGATTAAAGTATATGCTGAAAAAGACCCTGCTCAACTCCCTTGGGGTGAGTTGGATGTTGATGTGGTCATCGAGTCAACAGGCGTATTCAGAGATGAAAAAGGGTTAATGAAACATATCGAAGCAGGCGCGAAGAAAGTCATTCTGTCCTCTCCGGCTAAAGGCGATGTAAAAACACTTGTCATGGGTGTAAACGAAAATGAATACGACCCACAAAATGATAAAGTTATTTCAAATGCTTCATGTACAACAAATTGTCTCGCGCCTGTCGTTAAAGTGTTGAACGATAAGTTTGGTGTTAAACGCGGCATGATGACGACGATCCATTCGTATACAAATGACCAGCGCATTCTCGATCTACCGCATGACGATTACCGCAGAGCGAGAGCGGCAGCTGAATCCATGATTCCTACAACGACAGGTGCTGCATCGGCAGTGACGAAAGTAATTCCTGCGTTAAAAGGAAAATTGGATGGGATGGCTGTACGCGTACCAACGCCAAACGTTTCACTCGTCGATTTCGTTGCTGAACTTTCTACAGACGTTACTGTAGAAGATGTGAACAGTGCGTTGAAAGAAGCTTCTGAGAACGAATTAAAAGATATTCTGTTCTATAATGAAATCCCACTTGTTTCAAGAGACTATAATGGAAATACAGCATCTTCAACAGTGGACGGTCTATCGACGATGGTAATGGAAGACAATTTAGTGAAAGTAATCTCATGGTATGACAATGAAACAGGTTATTCCGCACGTTGTATCGACTTGGCGCTCTATATGAATGAAAAAGGAATCTGA
- a CDS encoding TPM domain-containing protein has protein sequence MIRKALGFATALCLILAMTTHVAFAADVPRWNPSDYYIQDHAGILSAEQTAELNRLGKQLNEATGAELAVLTLPSIGDDPIEDFAIKALREYKLGKSEEDNGALLVVTTIPNSDDNRHFRLEVGYGLEGALPDGKVGRILDEVAIPYLKPGVERPDMAIMEAYKSYYNEIAAEYGWDGEVAEVHTLANEGGGSGFGLPSPIILFLIIYIIFRVLRGGGGGGPGGRRRSGPIFFPGSFGGGGGFGGGGGFGGGSGGGGFSGGGGSGGGGGAGRSW, from the coding sequence TTGATCCGTAAGGCATTAGGCTTTGCGACTGCACTATGTTTGATCCTGGCCATGACAACGCATGTGGCGTTCGCAGCTGACGTCCCGCGATGGAACCCTTCAGATTATTATATACAGGATCATGCAGGCATCTTGTCCGCTGAACAGACGGCAGAGTTGAACAGGCTCGGTAAGCAGTTGAATGAAGCGACTGGCGCTGAGCTCGCCGTGCTTACATTGCCGAGTATCGGCGACGACCCGATAGAGGATTTCGCGATAAAGGCGTTGAGAGAATACAAACTAGGCAAATCTGAAGAGGATAATGGTGCTCTATTAGTCGTCACGACGATTCCTAATTCAGACGATAACCGTCATTTTAGACTTGAGGTCGGTTATGGACTTGAAGGTGCATTACCGGATGGTAAAGTAGGCCGGATATTAGATGAAGTTGCGATACCTTATTTGAAACCTGGTGTAGAAAGACCGGACATGGCAATTATGGAAGCCTATAAATCTTATTACAACGAAATTGCTGCTGAATATGGGTGGGACGGCGAAGTGGCTGAAGTCCATACACTTGCCAACGAAGGTGGGGGATCAGGCTTTGGCCTTCCTTCTCCTATCATCCTTTTCCTTATCATCTACATCATCTTCCGTGTATTACGAGGCGGGGGTGGCGGTGGACCAGGCGGACGCAGAAGAAGCGGTCCAATCTTCTTCCCAGGCTCATTCGGTGGAGGTGGCGGTTTCGGAGGCGGAGGCGGCTTTGGCGGTGGTTCCGGAGGCGGAGGCTTCAGCGGCGGCGGTGGATCCGGCGGAGGCGGCGGAGCAGGCCGGAGTTGGTAA
- the trxB gene encoding thioredoxin-disulfide reductase: protein MTTETEKIYDVIIIGAGPAGLTAAVYTSRANLSTLMLERGIPGGQMANTEEVENYPGFETILGPDLSKKMYDHAKLFGAEYAYGDVTDVIDGEAYKTIIAGKKEYKARAIIITTGAEYRKMDVPGEKELTGRGVSYCAVCDGAFFKNKEIVVIGGGDSAVEEGSYLTRFADKVTIIHRRDELRAQKILQDRAFANDKIDFIWNSTVKQVNDKDGKIGSVTLVSTVDGTEKVMETEGMFVYIGMDPLTAPFEKLGILDENGYILTNEDMETTVPGIYAAGDVRQKLLRQIVTATGDGSIAAQASQKYIEELAEKLAAEV from the coding sequence ATGACAACTGAGACAGAAAAAATATATGATGTCATTATTATAGGTGCTGGGCCTGCGGGATTGACTGCTGCAGTTTACACATCAAGAGCGAATCTTTCAACGTTAATGTTGGAACGAGGGATTCCCGGCGGACAAATGGCCAATACGGAAGAGGTCGAAAACTATCCTGGATTTGAAACGATTCTAGGACCAGATCTATCTAAGAAGATGTATGATCATGCAAAACTGTTCGGAGCTGAATATGCATACGGTGACGTTACCGATGTCATTGATGGCGAAGCCTATAAAACAATTATCGCTGGAAAAAAAGAATATAAAGCACGCGCAATCATTATCACGACAGGTGCGGAATATAGAAAAATGGACGTTCCGGGCGAAAAAGAACTGACTGGACGCGGCGTGAGCTATTGTGCAGTTTGTGACGGTGCATTCTTTAAAAACAAAGAAATCGTCGTCATCGGTGGTGGAGACTCAGCTGTTGAAGAAGGCTCGTACTTGACGCGTTTTGCAGATAAAGTCACAATCATTCACAGACGTGATGAGCTCCGTGCACAGAAAATCCTTCAAGACCGCGCGTTCGCGAACGACAAAATCGATTTCATCTGGAATTCGACTGTTAAACAAGTGAATGATAAAGACGGTAAAATCGGTTCTGTTACACTCGTATCAACTGTGGATGGAACAGAGAAGGTTATGGAGACGGAAGGAATGTTCGTTTATATTGGAATGGATCCATTAACGGCTCCATTCGAAAAACTCGGCATTTTGGACGAAAATGGATACATCCTGACGAACGAAGACATGGAAACAACAGTACCTGGTATTTATGCTGCAGGTGACGTTCGCCAGAAATTGCTTCGTCAGATTGTTACAGCAACAGGCGATGGTAGTATCGCAGCACAAGCTTCCCAGAAATATATCGAAGAACTTGCAGAGAAATTGGCTGCAGAAGTATAA
- the clpP gene encoding ATP-dependent Clp endopeptidase proteolytic subunit ClpP, with amino-acid sequence MNLIPTVIEQTTRGERAYDIYSRLLKDRIIMLGSAIDDNVANSIVAQLLFLEAEDPEKDVSIYINSPGGSITAGMAIYDTMQFIKPDIQTICIGMAASMGSFLLTAGTKGKRYALPNAEVMIHQPLGGAQGQATEIEIAAKRILFLREKLNGILAERTGQTIDVIAKDTDRDNFMTAERAKEYGLIDHIITRSDMKKDIEK; translated from the coding sequence ATGAACCTAATACCTACAGTTATTGAACAGACAACACGGGGAGAGCGTGCATATGATATCTATTCCCGTTTATTGAAAGACCGTATTATCATGCTTGGTAGCGCTATTGATGATAACGTTGCAAACTCTATCGTAGCACAGTTGCTATTCCTGGAAGCTGAAGATCCTGAAAAAGACGTATCCATCTATATTAACAGCCCGGGCGGCAGCATTACAGCCGGTATGGCAATCTATGATACGATGCAGTTCATCAAACCTGATATCCAGACGATTTGTATTGGTATGGCTGCATCAATGGGCTCATTCCTATTGACTGCTGGAACGAAAGGTAAACGTTACGCATTGCCTAACGCAGAAGTAATGATTCACCAACCACTTGGTGGAGCACAAGGGCAAGCAACTGAAATTGAAATTGCTGCAAAACGCATCCTCTTCCTTCGTGAGAAATTGAACGGAATTTTGGCGGAGCGTACTGGTCAGACAATCGATGTCATTGCAAAAGATACAGACCGTGATAACTTCATGACTGCTGAACGTGCGAAGGAGTATGGTTTAATTGACCATATCATCACACGCAGCGACATGAAAAAAGACATTGAAAAATAA
- the whiA gene encoding DNA-binding protein WhiA encodes MSFASEVKKELTQFESNDCCVKAEIAAFIRMNGALSFSNKQLSLDVQTENAAIARRLYSNIKRLYPFKVELLVRKKMRLKKNNVYICRIRDGAKQLLEDLYILTGTFQFKNEIVPELVKKKCCQRSYLRGAFLAGGSVNNPETSSYHLEVFSVYKEHSEALVELMNRYQLNGKSIERKKGYIAYLKEAEKISDFLGIIGAHVSLMKFEDVRILRDMRNSVNRLVNCETANMNKTIGAAQRQVENIKFIQNTIGLDQLPDRLQEIAHLRITYQDVTLKELGEMVTGGTVSKSGVNHRLRKIEEIADNLRVGGIASR; translated from the coding sequence ATGTCTTTTGCATCAGAAGTAAAAAAGGAACTGACACAATTCGAGTCAAATGATTGTTGTGTAAAAGCGGAAATTGCGGCTTTTATCCGAATGAATGGCGCATTATCGTTTTCCAACAAACAGTTAAGTTTGGATGTGCAGACGGAAAACGCAGCAATTGCAAGAAGACTTTACTCCAATATTAAACGTTTGTACCCATTTAAAGTCGAATTGCTCGTACGTAAGAAAATGAGGCTCAAGAAAAACAATGTCTACATATGCCGTATCCGTGATGGTGCGAAACAGTTACTTGAGGATCTCTATATCCTCACAGGCACATTCCAATTCAAAAATGAAATTGTGCCTGAACTCGTAAAAAAGAAATGTTGTCAACGTTCTTATTTGAGAGGCGCATTCCTTGCGGGGGGTTCGGTTAACAATCCGGAGACATCATCCTATCATTTGGAAGTATTCTCAGTTTATAAAGAACATAGCGAAGCGCTTGTGGAATTGATGAATCGTTACCAATTGAACGGGAAATCGATTGAACGGAAAAAAGGGTATATTGCTTATTTAAAAGAAGCCGAGAAGATTTCGGATTTCCTTGGAATTATCGGTGCGCATGTTTCATTGATGAAATTTGAAGACGTACGGATTTTGCGTGATATGCGAAATAGTGTAAACCGTTTGGTGAATTGTGAAACGGCTAATATGAATAAAACCATTGGAGCTGCACAACGCCAAGTTGAAAATATAAAGTTCATCCAAAATACAATTGGTCTAGATCAACTCCCGGACCGCTTACAAGAAATTGCGCATTTACGTATTACCTATCAAGATGTCACATTAAAAGAACTTGGTGAAATGGTAACGGGTGGTACAGTTAGCAAATCAGGTGTGAATCACCGATTACGAAAAATCGAGGAGATTGCAGATAATCTTCGCGTCGGAGGAATTGCCAGCCGATAA
- a CDS encoding NUDIX hydrolase → MQRIANLLVMKDNQVLLLKKPRRDWYVAPGGKMDSGESIYEAAVREFEEETGAIAVGPQVKGIYTMMIIDPHTKELLNEWMLYTFIAKDLLGTPYESNREGLLEWHPVESLKTLPMAEGDRSNLLYAVSQSGIQYGTFYYTEEFELLEERLQNSMEGDLN, encoded by the coding sequence ATGCAAAGAATCGCGAATTTACTTGTCATGAAAGACAATCAGGTCCTTTTATTGAAAAAACCGCGAAGAGACTGGTATGTTGCACCCGGTGGAAAAATGGATTCTGGTGAATCAATTTATGAAGCGGCGGTCCGTGAATTTGAAGAAGAGACGGGCGCTATAGCTGTAGGTCCTCAAGTAAAAGGCATTTACACGATGATGATCATTGATCCCCATACGAAAGAACTGCTCAATGAATGGATGCTCTATACATTCATCGCCAAAGATCTATTGGGAACGCCGTATGAATCCAATCGGGAAGGTTTGCTAGAATGGCATCCCGTAGAAAGCTTGAAAACCCTGCCGATGGCGGAAGGTGATCGATCGAATTTGTTATATGCAGTCTCCCAATCCGGCATACAATATGGTACATTCTATTATACAGAAGAGTTTGAACTATTGGAGGAGCGTTTGCAAAATTCAATGGAAGGTGATTTAAACTAA